GAGCGGATTAATAAAGGATGATGATTGGAAAAACATAACATATATGGAAGTTGGATTACTAGATAAATGCAATCCACGAACAGAAATTTATGTTTGTGATACGGATTATAAAATACAATTATTGGAACAAATAGAATCAAAAGTCATGTCAAAATAGAGGTATTTTGCTTACCCTTATTTTGACACGTAAGATCATGAGTTTGCATCAGTCTGTTTGACATGAATTTAGAGGGATTTATGTTGTACAAAGCGTTGGTAATCTTATGTTTTACAATTTTTGTTAAGCGATTGGGCGGGAGCGAATAGTTTAGGAGGTCAATCGCTATTGACCGACTAAACCCATCCACTCCCCTCCCTTAACCCAACCCAAATGAACACCATAGAAAACGTCCCATAGAACAACAAAACACCCTTCACTTTTTCCAGCAACATTACCTGAAAAAAGGGAAATTTTTACACAAAACGAGGTGAAAATAGTGAAAAATCTCACCAAACGTGATATAGACATCCTCTATAATCTCTATAGATATCGAACACTAAGTATTGACCAAATCAAACGACTATATTTTGTGGAAAAGCCCGGCTATGCCTATCGAAAACTCTACCTTATGAAAAAAGCAGGATTGGTAGAGTCCAAACAAATGGTAGCATTAAAAAACGGAAAAGGGGGTTGCTACTTCATAACAGAAAAAGGGATAGATATACTGGAGGAACATAAATTAACAGACAAACGCAGAAGAGCGAGGGACAACAAAGTAGAGAACAATTCATTAGCCCATTTCATCGAAATAAACGATCTTTTAATTGAACTTTCTAATTACTTATGGTCCTTTATTCCAAGCAGAGAGGTAAAAGAGAAAAGGGGCATGAACCGTTCAGCATTAGTCAAAGGAGCCCTGGTCGATCAAGACAATAAAGAATACGTTTTATACCTGCTAGAAAACGACTCTAAGGAAGAAACCATCGAAAGAATCGTCAACGAAATCCGCACCCACTCATTTTCCGATTGTCTAATCTTATGCAAAGGTCAAGAATCATATAAAAAATTAAAACCGGCAATAAAAACAGTAGCCGTTGCAGGGACCCTCAACATCCTGCCGTATCATTTTGCATTGCGAACCTTGAAACAAATTAACGGAGAAACTTCCTTTGTGAAAATATTCACCAAATATGGAGAAGTTACACCAATTGATAGCGTTAACGGATTTGCTAAATACATTGTGGATCACCATGGAAAGAAAAAGTATATTGCAAACTATCTCTTTGGGGACCAAATGATGCTCTACTTTTTGGAACTCTATACTTATGATAAATACCTTATGGACGGTAAAGAAGTATTACTGTTTGCTTGGGGAGGACAGGTAGAGGAACTGGACAATATGTTTTCTCAATATCCTCATATTGAGATTGTGGTGCAAAGACATGGGCAAGTAATTTTCTGAAACGCACCATTGGTGGCATGATTCTTAGGTATTTTTTCATTGAGACTCCCACGGCTAAAGCCGCAAGCTGACACCTTCGGTATCGGTGGGATTCTTGGGTGGTAGTCGGAAGTGCATTTCTGCTATCCGTAGTTCCCCTAAGTTCAGGGCTGTCTCATCAGCCCGTCCTAAGACAGTGCATATAGCATCTTAGGCTGACAGACTGTTACCATCTGCCACAGGTTGACGCATGATATTGATCGCTCCAACCCGATCACGATGAGCGTTGAATCCGCATGAACATTCGTATCTTCTGTCTCTCGCTTTGTTCTTCTCCCCACAGGCAGGGCAAGATTGAGAAGTGTAGGCAGGATTAACCTCCACAACCTTTATGCCAACAAGGTTTGCTTTGTAGGAGATGAATTGTTGAAGCTGATAGAAAGTCCAATTATGCAGATTCTTTGCGTTTTTACGGCTTGTTCTTGCCGTCTTACGAATATTCTCTAGTCGTTCAAGCTTGATTATCGACACACCTTCTTGAATCGCTGTATTGACAATTTGCCGACTGATCTTATGGTTTTGCTCTTTCATCCAACGTTGTTCTTTATTGCCTAACTTCCGAATAGCAGAGAGTTTTTTGAGCTTACCTAATTTGCGTCTACGTTGTTGGTACTTTCTGCGTATGTACTTGTTTTGTCTGCCATTACCGAAGAAGCGAGTTTTACCTGTAGAAGTTACTGCAACTGCAGGAACTTTCAAACCAAGATCAATACCCATGATGTATTCACCGTTCGATTCGTCGGTTGTTGGAACTTCTAACGATATTTGAGCATACCATTTTCTTGATTTTTCAACGATTCGCATCAGTCCAAGCTTGGCTTTACTTAACAACTCCATGTCTCGATTCGTTGGAGTAGCAAGAAATGTTGTCTTCTTTGTCTTACCATCAACGACGATAGGGAAAGCCACCGTATTTTCAGATATGGAATAGTTTTGATTGTTGATGAAATAGACAGGTTTTTTAAGAATGGGGCGAGTGCCCAACTTCTTAGTTGTACGGTACACACTCTTGGCATCACGAATGGCTTGATTACAGACGGCAGAGGGAAGTCGAGATTCTACATCTTTTGTTGTCACTTTCGGAAAAGCTCCAAGTTGTTCAGCCTGTTCAGTTAATTGATTAACTACCCGAATGTACTCTTTTCCTAACCGATGCAGAACGTCTGTTCGCTCAGGAAAGATGCGAATTTTTACAGTTAAAGCTTGCATGAGTTCACCCCCTTTTCTTTTGTTCTTCGACATAGCGTTTTACTGTTTCACTGGATACGTTTCCTGCTGTACTGACGAAGAAGGAACGTGTCCACAGACTTGGCAAATGAGCAAGATGCTTAAACTCCTGCCTTAATATTCGAGAAGTCACTCCTTTCACTTTTGCCATGATGTCTGATGGAGAATCGGTGGGAAGACAGTTCAGAAACAGATGGACATGATCTGGCATCACTTCCACGGCTACAATATGCCAGTCGTTCTCTTGACATATCTTTTCAAGTAGTTCCTTGAATCGAATTTCCACTTGTTTGACTAATACTTTTCTTCGATAACGTGGGCAGAAAACAAAATGATAGTTGATGAGAGATACGGTGGTAGCTGTACGTCTATATTCTTGTCCCATATAATCATCGTATCAGTTTTATGATTAAACTGCAACGAACTAACAAAAAGAAATACGCTCGTACACATGCTGAGTGTTTGTCCTGCCCATCCCATGAAGGGATGTTCGGGCAAAGCCGTCTTTCATCCCACGATTAAAACCGCGGGCTTTCAGTCGGCAATTACTGTAAACCCTGTTATTATCGGTAATAAGTAAAATCAACATGCTGCTTTTTCATTTGAAATAGAGTATAATGTAATAGATTTATATTTTCTATAGAGGTGTGAGAATTATGATTTTCAGGAAGGGTGAACTTTTTTGCGGTCCCGGCGGTCTTGCATTAGGTGCGAAAATGGCCAGGGTTGTGGATATAAACGGCGTTGAATATAAGGTCGAACACGAATGGGCTAATGATATAGATGAATCTGCATGTCTTACATTCATTCACAACATTTGTCCTGATCGACCAGAATCAGTAATCACCAAGGATGTTCGTGAGCTTGATATTGAAACGCTCGGAGAAATTGACGCTTTTACATTTGGATTTCCTTGCAATGATTATAGTATTGTAGGTGAGAAAAAAGGGCTTAAAGGCAACTATGGACCCTTATATACATATGGGGTAAAAGTGCTAAGAAAATTTCAACCAAAATGGTTCATTGCAGAAAATGTGTCTGGTCTTCAAAGTGCAAATGATGGACAGGCATTCAATATGATTATGAGAGACTTAATGGAATCGGGGTATAAAGTTACACCACATTTATATAAATTCGAGGATTATGGTATACCTCAAACTAGGCACAGAATTATCATTGTCGGAATCAGAGATGATATTAATATAGAATTTAGGGTTCCTGCACCTACACACGGCGAAGGCAGATTGCCTTATAGAACGGCAGAAGAAGCATTGACAGAACCGCCTATTCCTAATGATGCACTGAATAACGAATTAACACGGCATACTGCGAAAGTTATTGAACTCTTGAATCATATCCCCGCGGGTCAAAATGCTTGGTACGAAGAAATTCCAGAACATTTAACTTCCCTCCGAAAGAAGTCTCCCACTTCTAAACAAAGTGAAAGTGGGAGATGAATTTCGTTAGTTTATCCAAAAAAATTCTATGATGTGATATAATCAGTCGTAAAGATATAATAGGTGGTCATATCAATGGGATTAGACAGTAATAACCATTCAGTGTTTTTATTATATTATCATCTTGTATTGGTTGTAAAATACCGCAGAAAAGTGATTGACGATGTCATATCTGACTATGCGAAAGATATGTTTATTCGATTGAGCGAAAATTACAATATTTCCTTAGTTGAATGGAATCATGATAATGACCATGTGCATATTTTGTTCAAAGCACATCCGAATAGTGAATTATCAAAGTTTATCAATGCCTATAAAAGTGCAAGTTCTCGACTGATCAAAAAGAATTTTCCACAAGTAAAAAGAAAACTTTGGAAAGAGTATTTTTGGTCAAGAAGCTTTTGCTTACTTACAACAGGTGGTGCACCTATTGAAGTGATAAAGCAATATATAGAAAGCCAAAGCATGAAGTGAGGTGATTCGATATGGCAAACAAAGCATATAAGTTCCGTCTATACCCAACACAGAAACAAGAGCAACTTCTTGCGAAAACTTTTGGTTGCGTTCGTTTCGTCTACAACAAAATGCTGGCTGAACGAAAGGAAATATATGAGAAGTTCAAGAATGACAAAGAAGCCTTGAAAAAGCAAAAATTCCCGACTCCTGCCAAGTACAAAAAGGAGTTTGCATGGCTCAAAGAAGTTGATAGCCTTGCGTTGGCAAACGCTCAACAGAATTTGCAGAAGGCATATCAAAACTTCTTCTCCGGTCGTGCAGAATTTCCTAAGTTCAAAAGCCGTAAGGCGAGACAATCATACACAACCAACGTGGTCAACGGAAACATTATGATTTTAGACGGCTATATCAAATTACCAAAACTGAAACTTGTAAAGATAAAGCAACATCGAGAAATTCCATCATGTCATACCATTAAGTCTTGTACGGTTTCTCGAACAAAAACAGGAAAGTATTATGTTTCTATTCTTACTGAATATGAACATCAACCTATACAAAAAAAAGTACAAACTGTTGTTGGCTTAGATTTTTCCATGAACGGTTTATTTGTCGATAGTGAAGAAGGTAAGACAGCCAATTACCCTCGATTCTATCGCCAAGCCTTAGAAAAATTAGCGAAGGAACAGCGGATTTTATCACGCAGAAAGAAAGGTTCTAATCGTTGGCACAAACAGCGACTAAAATTGGCGAAACTACATGAAAGAATTGCGAACCAACGAAAAGACTTTCTTCATAAGGAATCGCATAAATTAGCAAAACGGTATGACTGCGTGGTTATCGAAGATCTCAACATGAAAGGAATGTCACAAGCCCTCAATTTCGGCAAGAGCGTTGCTGATAACGCATGGGGCATGTTTACGACACTTCTCCAGTACAAGTTAGAGGAACAAGGGAAAAAACTTATCAAAATAGATAAATGGTTTCCATCATCCAAAACTTGTTCATGTTGTGGTCAAGTAAAGGAGTCTCTATCTCTTTCTGAGCGTACATTTCGTTGTGATTGTGGTTATGTGGCAGACCGTGATTGGAATGCTTCTATCAATATCAAAAACGAAGGCATAAGACAATTAGGGATTGCCTAAAGAAACAAGAACCGTGGGGCACACGGGGATCGCTCGGTCAACTTCCCTTCGCTAGAAGGGATTACCCGAGAAGCCCCCACCTCTAAGCGTTAGCATAGGTGGTGGGAGTATGTCACTACAACCACCGTATAAACGGAGTTGAAAGAATAGGGATAACCCCTCTTCCTTTCAGCTCCTTTTTTTATTTTTATCAAAACATGAAAGGAGAAAATTATGACTCAATTGATTGAACCATTACAAAAAATCGTGGAGGTGACAGCGAGCGAAGAGATTGAAAGAGAACTTCTTCAATATCCGGTTGAAATTCAGCAAGAATTATTGGAACTGGTAAAAGAACTGATGAGAGATGAAGTGATTTTTGTACTGATGATGTACAAACATTGGAACTACAGAGGGGAGGAGATTTTGATGTGAAAATCTTCAGCTTTTTAACTTGGGTAGGGATATTTACCGGTTGGATACTCTTTTTAGCTGGATCTGGCAACGTTCCTTATTGGCTCCCGATTGGTTTAGCAGTCCTGACTTTTCTTCTGTTTTCAGCCCAAATCAGCATAAAGAAAGCCTCTGGAACAAGTTTTCTTTTATCCAGCCTCATGTCACTTAACTGGGCATTTGGAAAATGGGTTTACCATACTTGGGAAACCGTAACATGGATGAATCCGCTTTTAGTAACCCGGATTGTGTCTGTCATAACATTAATCCTTATACTTTATGCGGTATTTATCTACCATCGAATCTATCTTTCCATGAGCAGAAAAACCCAGAAAAAAGAAAAGCAGAGAACATCCCATTTATCATTTTTAAAACGACTGTTTAAAAGACGGGACAATGAAATAACTTTTGTCCTCGGTAATCAAAAAGAGGAATAGGGGGTGATCTATTGCCACTTCTTCAATGGGGAGGGCGTGATGCCTTTACACACATGTTGGTAGCAGGGCCAAGCCGCTGCGGAAAAACAGCCACGGTATTAAAGCCAATCATTTATCAGATTCTCCTTCAAAAGCGTGCTGGAAAGAAAGTAGGTTTATCTCTCATAGAGCCAAAAGGAGACGTTGCCTTTATGGTTCGTGAGATGTGCGAAGCCATGGAAATTGACTATATCCACGTTGACCCGGCTGTTAATCGGTCCTATGCCGATGAATCAGGTTACTCAGCATACCGAAGCCATGTGTTTAATCCCATGCAGGGCGATACAGAAATGGTGGCAGAAGCGACAGTGGCTGTCCTAAAATCACTCTTTGGTAAACAGGAAGCCTTTTTCGCCACGGTCCAGGAGCTTTCCTCCCGCAACGTAACCAAGTTGTTGAAAGAACTTCAAGGGGATCGGCTCGATCTGATGGAAGTCCTGCAAACCTTACGGGACCCGGTGATACTGGAGAAAAAAGTTAAAGAATTAAAACAAAGAGACGGTGAAACGGATTTAGTCCAATTTTTTGAAGCAGAATTGCTTGGCACACTGAAAGACAAGTATAGACAATTCGTCATCGGATTAAGGGCACAGCTTGAAAACCTGACGAGTAATCAAAACTTAAAAAGGGTGATCACCGGAAATTCCAGTATAAATATTGATCGACATCTTGAAAAAGGGGGGGTGCTCGCGGTGAACACAGCCCTTGGGGAGCTAGGAACATCAGGAGATGCGTTTGGACAATTCGTAGCCATGCACCTGCAATCAGGGACATTCCGTAGGAGAGGAACAGAACGCACGCGCGTACCACATTTCATGATTGAGGATGAATATTCCAGGTACATCAACCCGGACATCGAGCGTTTTCTAACGATGGCTGCCGAATACAAAGTGGCTGGTATATTTGCCATCCAGTCAC
This genomic interval from Microaerobacter geothermalis contains the following:
- a CDS encoding replication-relaxation family protein, which encodes MKIVKNLTKRDIDILYNLYRYRTLSIDQIKRLYFVEKPGYAYRKLYLMKKAGLVESKQMVALKNGKGGCYFITEKGIDILEEHKLTDKRRRARDNKVENNSLAHFIEINDLLIELSNYLWSFIPSREVKEKRGMNRSALVKGALVDQDNKEYVLYLLENDSKEETIERIVNEIRTHSFSDCLILCKGQESYKKLKPAIKTVAVAGTLNILPYHFALRTLKQINGETSFVKIFTKYGEVTPIDSVNGFAKYIVDHHGKKKYIANYLFGDQMMLYFLELYTYDKYLMDGKEVLLFAWGGQVEELDNMFSQYPHIEIVVQRHGQVIF
- a CDS encoding RNA-guided endonuclease InsQ/TnpB family protein, which encodes MQALTVKIRIFPERTDVLHRLGKEYIRVVNQLTEQAEQLGAFPKVTTKDVESRLPSAVCNQAIRDAKSVYRTTKKLGTRPILKKPVYFINNQNYSISENTVAFPIVVDGKTKKTTFLATPTNRDMELLSKAKLGLMRIVEKSRKWYAQISLEVPTTDESNGEYIMGIDLGLKVPAVAVTSTGKTRFFGNGRQNKYIRRKYQQRRRKLGKLKKLSAIRKLGNKEQRWMKEQNHKISRQIVNTAIQEGVSIIKLERLENIRKTARTSRKNAKNLHNWTFYQLQQFISYKANLVGIKVVEVNPAYTSQSCPACGEKNKARDRRYECSCGFNAHRDRVGAINIMRQPVADGNSLSA
- the tnpA gene encoding IS200/IS605 family transposase, producing MGQEYRRTATTVSLINYHFVFCPRYRRKVLVKQVEIRFKELLEKICQENDWHIVAVEVMPDHVHLFLNCLPTDSPSDIMAKVKGVTSRILRQEFKHLAHLPSLWTRSFFVSTAGNVSSETVKRYVEEQKKRG
- the tnpA gene encoding IS200/IS605 family transposase, coding for MGLDSNNHSVFLLYYHLVLVVKYRRKVIDDVISDYAKDMFIRLSENYNISLVEWNHDNDHVHILFKAHPNSELSKFINAYKSASSRLIKKNFPQVKRKLWKEYFWSRSFCLLTTGGAPIEVIKQYIESQSMK
- a CDS encoding transposase, which encodes MANKAYKFRLYPTQKQEQLLAKTFGCVRFVYNKMLAERKEIYEKFKNDKEALKKQKFPTPAKYKKEFAWLKEVDSLALANAQQNLQKAYQNFFSGRAEFPKFKSRKARQSYTTNVVNGNIMILDGYIKLPKLKLVKIKQHREIPSCHTIKSCTVSRTKTGKYYVSILTEYEHQPIQKKVQTVVGLDFSMNGLFVDSEEGKTANYPRFYRQALEKLAKEQRILSRRKKGSNRWHKQRLKLAKLHERIANQRKDFLHKESHKLAKRYDCVVIEDLNMKGMSQALNFGKSVADNAWGMFTTLLQYKLEEQGKKLIKIDKWFPSSKTCSCCGQVKESLSLSERTFRCDCGYVADRDWNASINIKNEGIRQLGIA
- a CDS encoding type IV secretory system conjugative DNA transfer family protein — protein: MPLLQWGGRDAFTHMLVAGPSRCGKTATVLKPIIYQILLQKRAGKKVGLSLIEPKGDVAFMVREMCEAMEIDYIHVDPAVNRSYADESGYSAYRSHVFNPMQGDTEMVAEATVAVLKSLFGKQEAFFATVQELSSRNVTKLLKELQGDRLDLMEVLQTLRDPVILEKKVKELKQRDGETDLVQFFEAELLGTLKDKYRQFVIGLRAQLENLTSNQNLKRVITGNSSINIDRHLEKGGVLAVNTALGELGTSGDAFGQFVAMHLQSGTFRRRGTERTRVPHFMIEDEYSRYINPDIERFLTMAAEYKVAGIFAIQSLGQLEVESGKISAKAMKQTIITSCQNLIAFGGYKGSEAKEIADLFGKEPVIERDNIYEGSLIPHIIPKTYKDVEKERYRIHPAMLMNGMPEFHFVHQLRCNGVLQKPGIARGNFVPRDWKDRLVNDKRKIFDLKVVIKPVTHIKTKLQKKKAEKIFAVNPFEETAVDDGVQQSVSYPQNTIETVDNVNTSLPFKLIVSKPEVLSEKRGSHQVNSKERLSDDFWN